One Nitrosopumilus piranensis genomic region harbors:
- a CDS encoding thioredoxin family protein: MVLLESQVKLKAGDIAPDFELLGIDDKRHSLNNYSNYKGILIIFMCNHCPYVKAKADALNELYEKFGKDIAIIGINSNDSTNYPEDSFDAMKETAKEKGFGFDYLIDETQEIARKYGAMCTPDPFLFNAQKQLVFHGRIDNAMKPDDTATEKTMINNIQKLLDGEKIENDFDPSIGCSIKWKEN; encoded by the coding sequence ATGGTACTTTTAGAATCTCAAGTTAAGCTAAAAGCAGGAGATATTGCACCTGATTTTGAGTTACTGGGAATTGATGACAAAAGACATTCCCTAAATAATTATAGCAATTACAAAGGAATCTTGATAATTTTCATGTGCAATCATTGTCCTTATGTCAAGGCAAAAGCTGATGCATTAAATGAATTGTATGAAAAGTTTGGAAAAGATATTGCAATTATCGGAATCAACAGTAATGATTCAACAAATTATCCTGAAGACAGTTTTGATGCAATGAAAGAGACAGCAAAAGAGAAGGGATTTGGATTTGACTATTTGATAGATGAGACACAAGAGATTGCCAGGAAATATGGTGCAATGTGTACTCCAGACCCATTCTTGTTTAATGCCCAAAAACAGCTAGTATTTCATGGAAGAATTGACAATGCAATGAAGCCAGACGATACTGCTACAGAAAAGACCATGATTAACAACATCCAGAAATTATTAGATGGAGAAAAAATCGAAAATGACTTTGATCCATCTATTGGCTGTTCAATCAAGTGGAAAGAAAATTAG